Proteins encoded in a region of the Novibacillus thermophilus genome:
- the nadE gene encoding ammonia-dependent NAD(+) synthetase, protein MSKLQAHIQQELHVKPSVAPEEEVRNRIDFIKRYVTQTSAKGLVLGISGGQDSSLCGRLCQLAVEELREETDRDYVFIAMRLPYGRQQDDADAERALAFIQPDRCITLNIKEPVDASVRAFEAATGEKITDYLKGNIKARERMKAQYDVAGFYQLLVAGTDHAAEAVTGFFTKFGDGGCDLVPLFGLTKRQGQALLKYLGADDAIYTKKPTADLLDDNPGRPDEDELGLRYTDIDDYLEGKEVEGHIARKIESKYLATRHKRRLPVTPFDTWWT, encoded by the coding sequence TTGTCGAAACTCCAAGCGCACATTCAGCAGGAGCTTCACGTCAAACCTTCCGTAGCACCAGAAGAAGAAGTCAGAAATCGGATCGATTTTATCAAGCGCTACGTGACGCAAACCTCGGCCAAAGGGTTGGTCCTGGGGATATCGGGCGGACAGGATTCTTCGTTGTGCGGCCGCCTCTGCCAACTGGCAGTCGAGGAACTGCGGGAGGAAACAGATAGAGACTACGTATTCATCGCGATGCGTTTACCTTACGGCCGGCAGCAGGACGACGCTGACGCAGAACGGGCCCTTGCCTTTATACAGCCCGACAGGTGTATCACCTTGAACATAAAAGAACCGGTCGATGCGTCCGTCCGAGCGTTTGAGGCCGCAACGGGGGAGAAAATCACCGACTATCTCAAAGGGAACATTAAAGCCCGCGAGCGCATGAAGGCCCAATATGACGTGGCAGGGTTTTATCAACTGCTCGTAGCGGGGACCGATCATGCGGCGGAGGCTGTGACGGGTTTCTTCACGAAATTTGGCGACGGCGGATGCGACCTTGTTCCCCTCTTCGGGCTGACGAAGAGACAAGGACAGGCATTGTTAAAATATTTAGGGGCAGATGATGCCATCTATACTAAAAAACCGACGGCCGATTTACTGGACGACAACCCTGGACGTCCGGATGAAGACGAATTGGGGCTTCGTTACACTGACATCGACGACTATTTGGAAGGCAAAGAGGTGGAGGGTCACATCGCCCGAAAAATTGAATCCAAGTATTTAGCGACACGGCACAAGCGACGACTCCCGGTCACGCCGTTTGACACGTGGTGGACTTAA
- a CDS encoding FadR/GntR family transcriptional regulator — MFKPLVDQRTNITDRIVDYMKQLIYNGELKPGEKLPPERELANMLNVSRTPMREALKILSAMGYIHIRHGHGLFVADPDEAVISQLANAVSLKRHTLMDLFDVRLVLEAQAAKWAAARRTDDELKNLHAIVAAANKDMRDLPDPDFATRNDHAFHYAIAQASHNSVILRIMNSLLDLMKVGRQHALSIPGRFAQSVKDHEKIVHAIEAQQPDKAHEAMRHHIQDVRRDVLSQLAEQNEDT, encoded by the coding sequence GTGTTTAAACCGTTGGTAGACCAGCGTACGAATATTACCGACCGAATCGTCGACTACATGAAGCAGTTAATTTATAACGGTGAGCTGAAACCCGGAGAAAAGCTGCCCCCAGAACGGGAGTTGGCCAACATGCTCAATGTGAGCCGCACTCCGATGCGGGAGGCGTTGAAAATTCTCTCCGCCATGGGGTATATTCACATCCGGCACGGTCACGGTCTGTTCGTCGCAGACCCGGATGAAGCCGTCATTTCCCAGCTGGCTAATGCTGTCTCACTGAAACGACATACCCTCATGGACCTGTTTGACGTGCGACTCGTCCTCGAGGCGCAAGCAGCCAAATGGGCGGCTGCCCGGCGCACCGACGACGAATTGAAAAATCTCCACGCCATCGTAGCGGCAGCGAATAAGGACATGCGCGACCTTCCGGATCCCGATTTTGCCACGCGCAACGACCACGCTTTTCACTACGCCATCGCCCAAGCTTCGCACAACTCTGTCATTTTGCGGATCATGAACAGCTTGCTCGATCTGATGAAAGTGGGGCGTCAGCACGCCCTTAGCATCCCGGGACGTTTCGCCCAATCGGTAAAGGATCACGAAAAAATCGTACATGCGATTGAAGCGCAACAGCCGGACAAGGCCCACGAAGCCATGCGCCACCATATCCAAGACGTGCGAAGAGACGTGTTGTCCCAGCTGGCCGAACAGAATGAAGATACGTGA
- a CDS encoding YeiH family protein, whose protein sequence is MSVHGNNLSAASQNSAPYQHTVLTYSRGIFLTFVLALASLQLARLPYLSIVGALVLAILLGMSWRASLGLPAGAQAGITFTTKRLLKAGIILMGLRLNLHDIWASGINVIAIDAFVIVFTLIVMHAIGQRMKLPEQLTLLTAVGTAVCGASAILAVAPLIRAKEDVTALAVSFIALTGTVGALAYSFLYPLLPYDPAVYGVLTGATLHELGHVIAAGAAGGTSSSEMAVLVKLGRVALLIPVALAIGTLYNKRHRWERVQSQSASRLANLPVPWFIVGFLAMSALNTLDWLPEYAVNGLLSLSGLLLAMAMVGVGLGVSFQAFRDNGRKGMMTCAIGSSALVLFGVLLVQWFY, encoded by the coding sequence ATGTCTGTACACGGAAACAACCTATCCGCCGCCTCCCAGAACTCTGCTCCATATCAACACACTGTTCTGACATACAGCCGCGGCATCTTTTTGACGTTTGTGTTGGCCTTGGCCTCCCTTCAGTTGGCGCGCTTGCCTTACTTGTCCATTGTCGGAGCACTCGTCCTCGCCATCTTGCTCGGCATGAGCTGGCGCGCGTCTCTGGGCTTACCAGCTGGCGCACAGGCAGGTATTACGTTTACGACAAAAAGGTTGTTGAAAGCCGGCATCATTCTCATGGGTTTGCGTCTCAATTTGCATGATATATGGGCCAGCGGGATAAACGTGATCGCCATCGACGCGTTCGTGATTGTGTTTACGCTTATCGTCATGCATGCCATTGGACAGCGCATGAAGTTGCCGGAACAGTTGACGTTACTAACGGCTGTCGGGACAGCAGTTTGCGGCGCGTCTGCCATTCTTGCCGTCGCCCCCCTCATCCGCGCTAAAGAAGATGTGACAGCGCTCGCCGTATCGTTTATTGCGTTGACGGGAACGGTCGGCGCTCTCGCTTACTCGTTTCTGTACCCGCTTCTCCCCTACGACCCGGCAGTTTACGGCGTCTTGACCGGAGCCACGCTACACGAGCTGGGACACGTCATTGCCGCCGGAGCGGCAGGGGGAACTTCAAGCAGTGAAATGGCCGTGTTAGTTAAACTTGGTCGGGTCGCCTTACTCATCCCTGTCGCCCTTGCCATCGGGACGCTTTACAACAAGAGACACCGCTGGGAAAGGGTACAAAGCCAATCCGCCTCACGGCTCGCAAACCTCCCGGTTCCGTGGTTCATTGTCGGATTTCTCGCCATGAGCGCCTTGAACACACTAGACTGGTTGCCGGAATACGCCGTGAACGGTCTGCTTTCACTCAGCGGTTTGTTACTCGCGATGGCGATGGTCGGCGTCGGGCTCGGAGTCTCGTTCCAAGCGTTTCGTGACAACGGCCGAAAAGGGATGATGACGTGCGCCATCGGCAGCAGTGCCCTTGTCTTGTTCGGCGTCCTCCTAGTACAATGGTTCTACTAG
- a CDS encoding BglG family transcription antiterminator, whose amino-acid sequence MNSRLHVILRELLAASSALTSSYLASVLQVSSRTVRGDMKRLDQWLRERGASIQGEAGKGYRLIVNDDKTFRASLEELSRGDSDRDSVPVLPEERTVYLLKRLLLSGDFIKIEQLADELYVSKSTVQNDLKAVKNVLETYDIVLKARPNYGLKAEGREVDIRFCISEYVFNRPKGVSTVNGRTSHLLSPEEMDQLWSILLDEIYKSPLKIADIAMNNLYIHIAIAIQRIRNGYEISLVPKEIQDIAQQQEFQIAKRLVTNIERQFGVAFPKMEVAYITLHLLGPKGRRKMWPTMRR is encoded by the coding sequence ATGAACTCCCGCTTACACGTGATACTGCGTGAACTGCTGGCTGCGTCATCTGCACTGACCAGTTCGTATTTGGCGAGCGTGTTACAAGTGAGTTCCCGCACTGTACGGGGTGATATGAAGCGACTTGATCAGTGGCTGAGGGAGCGCGGGGCATCTATTCAGGGGGAAGCGGGAAAAGGGTATCGACTGATCGTTAACGATGATAAAACGTTTCGAGCATCCTTAGAAGAGCTGTCAAGGGGCGATTCTGACCGAGATTCGGTTCCGGTCCTCCCTGAAGAACGAACGGTGTATCTGCTAAAACGACTGTTGTTGAGCGGGGACTTTATAAAAATAGAGCAACTGGCGGACGAACTTTACGTGAGTAAGTCAACGGTGCAAAATGATTTAAAAGCTGTCAAAAACGTTTTGGAAACGTACGACATCGTACTGAAAGCAAGGCCGAACTACGGGTTGAAGGCAGAAGGCCGAGAAGTAGACATTCGTTTTTGCATTTCCGAGTACGTGTTCAACCGGCCAAAAGGGGTTTCGACGGTAAACGGGAGGACCTCCCATCTGCTCTCACCGGAAGAGATGGATCAACTGTGGAGCATTCTGCTTGATGAAATATATAAAAGTCCCCTCAAGATTGCGGACATTGCGATGAACAACCTGTATATTCATATCGCCATTGCGATTCAGCGTATCAGAAACGGATACGAGATCTCTTTAGTTCCGAAAGAAATTCAAGACATCGCACAACAACAGGAATTTCAGATCGCGAAGCGCCTGGTCACCAACATAGAGAGACAGTTCGGCGTGGCGTTTCCCAAAATGGAAGTGGCTTACATCACCTTGCACTTGCTGGGGCCAAAAGGGCGGCGGAAAATGTGGCCGACGATGAGACGGTGA
- a CDS encoding UxaA family hydrolase — MSDSTQSSVAARDVERQDQKVKVHQFLIHHKGDHVGVAVTDIRAGEKAVGVYMDDDSTIEVEVKHDVPLGHKIALASLKENEPVLKYGIPIGVTTCKWEVGDYVHTHNIKTARW, encoded by the coding sequence ATGAGCGACAGTACTCAGAGTAGTGTTGCGGCCCGCGATGTTGAGAGACAAGATCAGAAGGTGAAGGTTCATCAATTTCTCATTCATCACAAAGGGGATCATGTCGGTGTGGCCGTCACGGATATCCGTGCAGGGGAGAAAGCTGTTGGTGTCTACATGGACGACGATTCGACAATCGAGGTTGAGGTGAAACACGATGTGCCACTCGGGCATAAAATCGCGTTAGCCTCTCTTAAAGAAAACGAACCTGTCCTGAAGTACGGCATTCCCATCGGCGTGACGACTTGCAAATGGGAAGTGGGCGATTACGTGCACACACACAACATAAAAACGGCGAGGTGGTAA
- a CDS encoding glycoside hydrolase family 1 protein, which produces MSVTYTFPKGFWWGSATSAAQIEGASNVGGKGKSIWDHWYEQEPYRFYGNVGPTTASDFYHRYKEDIRLMKAVGHNSFRMSLAWSRLIPEGRGKVNREAVDFYDRVIDELLSHDIEPFITLFHFDLPMAMQYEGGWESRRVVDAYVEYANVCFKLFGDRVKKWFTFNEPIVPVEGGYLYDFHYPNVVDGRRAIQVAYHTIIAHARAVEVFRSLAIEDGKIGIILNLTPSYPRSQHPADVKASKIADLFFNRSFLDPAVLGEFPPELIDLLNEHGHVPVTQKGDAETVQKNKVDILGVNYYQPRRVKAKEHVPHPDSPFMPEWFFDHYEMPGRKMNPYRGWEIYEKGLYDIMLNLRDNYGNVESFVSENGMGVQNEERYLKDGQIQDDYRIEFFREHLKWLHKAIQEGCNVKGYHVWTFMDNWSWMNAYKNRYGLVYVDLETQKRTPKKSAEWMRAVSEQNGF; this is translated from the coding sequence ATGTCCGTCACATACACATTTCCGAAAGGTTTTTGGTGGGGCAGTGCCACATCTGCAGCACAAATCGAAGGGGCTTCCAATGTAGGGGGGAAAGGGAAAAGTATATGGGATCACTGGTACGAGCAGGAACCTTATCGCTTTTACGGAAATGTCGGGCCGACGACGGCGTCGGATTTTTACCACCGGTACAAAGAAGACATTCGCCTCATGAAAGCAGTCGGGCACAATTCCTTTCGGATGTCGCTCGCTTGGTCGCGCCTCATTCCTGAAGGACGGGGAAAGGTCAATCGGGAAGCAGTTGATTTTTACGACAGGGTGATCGATGAACTGCTGTCGCATGACATCGAACCGTTCATCACCCTGTTTCACTTTGACCTGCCGATGGCTATGCAGTATGAAGGCGGGTGGGAAAGCCGTCGAGTGGTCGACGCTTACGTTGAATACGCCAACGTGTGCTTTAAACTGTTTGGCGACCGAGTCAAAAAGTGGTTCACGTTCAACGAACCGATCGTTCCCGTCGAGGGCGGATACCTTTACGATTTTCATTATCCGAATGTCGTCGACGGCAGAAGAGCGATACAGGTGGCGTACCACACCATCATCGCCCACGCCAGAGCGGTTGAGGTCTTTCGCTCTTTGGCCATCGAAGACGGTAAAATCGGGATCATCTTAAATTTGACCCCTTCTTACCCGAGAAGCCAACATCCCGCCGATGTGAAGGCATCCAAAATCGCTGACTTATTTTTCAACCGCAGCTTTTTAGATCCGGCAGTGTTAGGCGAATTTCCTCCCGAACTAATTGACCTTTTGAACGAACACGGACACGTACCGGTGACGCAAAAAGGGGATGCTGAGACCGTTCAAAAAAACAAGGTGGATATTCTCGGAGTGAACTACTATCAACCGCGGCGTGTCAAAGCGAAAGAGCACGTGCCCCATCCGGACAGCCCCTTCATGCCGGAATGGTTTTTTGATCACTACGAAATGCCGGGCAGAAAGATGAACCCTTATCGCGGTTGGGAAATATACGAAAAAGGCCTTTATGACATTATGCTCAATTTGCGTGACAACTACGGAAACGTCGAGTCGTTTGTCTCTGAAAACGGCATGGGGGTTCAAAATGAAGAGCGCTATCTCAAAGACGGCCAAATTCAGGACGATTACCGCATCGAGTTTTTCCGCGAACACCTAAAGTGGTTGCACAAGGCCATTCAAGAAGGTTGTAACGTAAAAGGTTATCACGTATGGACGTTTATGGACAACTGGTCTTGGATGAACGCTTACAAAAACCGGTACGGCCTCGTTTATGTTGACCTGGAAACACAAAAGCGCACCCCGAAGAAAAGCGCTGAGTGGATGAGAGCCGTATCAGAGCAAAATGGCTTTTAA
- a CDS encoding acyl-CoA dehydrogenase, whose product MHLSDKTVKAVREQSRQMEQIGNVTPRILKIMYDYNLFKLFVPRELGGEMLPLPDALRVFEQASWIDGSFGWLTDIGSGGGYFVSSILPSVCQETFSDKKAVVAGSGAPSGTAKRVDGGYLVSGRWKYCSGSPYATVFTVNCQIEGDARDSNPEVRSFILPPDRVKVIEDWNAFGLKATASHSIAVDDVFVPDERTFNVFDDCVYWHDPLYRYPFLQFSQTSFAAVCIGICRHFLDEAKLILKQNKGVWETSSPNRYPYVQRKVEGAERTLQQATENFYRAVDESWDTLVRHSDLSEQVQEQVSYVCHATSRAALSCAQSVFPYLGISAIMEDAPVNRAYRDLHTACQHTMIVPFYEIEVKS is encoded by the coding sequence ATGCACTTGAGCGACAAAACAGTCAAGGCGGTAAGAGAACAATCTCGACAGATGGAGCAAATAGGCAATGTGACGCCACGTATTCTTAAGATCATGTATGACTACAATCTTTTTAAACTGTTTGTCCCGCGAGAACTGGGCGGAGAAATGTTGCCGCTTCCCGACGCTTTAAGGGTATTTGAACAGGCCTCCTGGATTGACGGCAGTTTCGGCTGGTTAACCGACATCGGTTCAGGCGGGGGATATTTCGTATCGTCCATTTTACCGTCCGTGTGCCAAGAGACCTTTTCCGACAAAAAGGCGGTCGTCGCCGGAAGCGGCGCCCCTTCGGGAACGGCGAAAAGAGTGGACGGCGGTTATTTGGTCAGCGGACGGTGGAAGTACTGCAGCGGTTCACCTTATGCGACGGTCTTTACGGTAAACTGTCAAATTGAGGGCGATGCACGAGATTCAAACCCGGAAGTGCGTTCGTTTATCTTGCCTCCGGATCGGGTGAAGGTCATCGAAGACTGGAACGCCTTCGGCTTGAAAGCGACCGCCAGTCATTCCATCGCTGTCGACGACGTATTCGTGCCGGATGAGCGGACATTTAACGTATTTGACGATTGCGTCTACTGGCATGACCCGCTTTACCGATATCCGTTTCTCCAGTTTTCCCAGACATCCTTTGCTGCCGTGTGCATCGGGATTTGTCGGCATTTTCTCGACGAAGCTAAACTTATTTTGAAGCAGAACAAAGGGGTGTGGGAAACGTCGTCTCCTAACCGATACCCGTATGTCCAGCGTAAAGTAGAAGGAGCGGAACGGACTCTGCAGCAAGCGACTGAAAACTTTTACCGGGCAGTCGATGAATCGTGGGATACCCTCGTAAGGCACTCAGACCTTTCCGAACAGGTACAAGAACAGGTTAGTTATGTGTGTCATGCGACGAGCAGGGCAGCCCTTTCCTGTGCGCAGTCTGTCTTTCCTTATTTGGGGATCAGCGCCATTATGGAAGACGCTCCGGTCAATCGGGCGTACAGGGATTTGCACACGGCTTGCCAGCATACGATGATAGTTCCTTTTTATGAAATCGAGGTCAAAAGCTAA
- a CDS encoding ABC transporter substrate-binding protein: MRIVSLCPSNTEILACLGLSDHIVGVDRYSDWPPAVRSLPDLGPDLAIDMDRVAALQPSLIVASLSVPGMERNVEQLQDLGIPYLVLNPKRLEDIYDDILDVGAATNRTAQASQLVHQMKERIEEVADRCSSQGDTPRLYWEWWPKPVFSPGGNNWLTDVSEAVSAVNVFADHPDEKKQTDWEGVVQAAPDYALVVWTGVPKEKVKVEKIVSRPAWRGQRFAKRDRVHILEEGLYCRPSPRLLTGIEKLAQLLYPDIF, encoded by the coding sequence GTGCGCATCGTCTCGTTATGTCCAAGCAACACCGAAATATTGGCCTGTCTCGGTTTGTCCGATCACATTGTCGGCGTCGACCGCTACTCTGACTGGCCTCCCGCCGTCCGCTCCCTGCCGGATCTCGGACCCGATCTCGCCATCGACATGGACAGAGTGGCTGCACTGCAACCGAGTCTCATTGTCGCCTCCCTGAGTGTCCCGGGCATGGAGCGAAATGTCGAACAACTGCAAGATCTCGGCATTCCTTACCTCGTCCTCAATCCAAAACGGTTGGAAGACATTTACGACGACATTTTAGACGTAGGAGCGGCGACGAACCGCACCGCTCAAGCGTCTCAACTCGTGCATCAAATGAAAGAGCGGATAGAGGAAGTGGCAGACAGGTGTTCGTCGCAGGGTGACACTCCCCGACTGTACTGGGAATGGTGGCCCAAACCGGTGTTTTCCCCTGGCGGGAACAATTGGCTGACCGATGTGAGTGAGGCCGTCTCTGCGGTAAACGTCTTTGCTGACCATCCGGATGAAAAGAAGCAGACAGATTGGGAGGGAGTCGTTCAAGCGGCCCCGGATTACGCCCTTGTCGTGTGGACAGGTGTCCCGAAGGAAAAGGTAAAGGTGGAGAAGATCGTCAGCCGTCCCGCGTGGCGAGGACAGCGTTTCGCCAAACGGGACCGGGTTCACATTCTGGAAGAAGGGTTGTACTGCCGTCCATCACCGCGCCTCTTGACCGGGATTGAGAAGCTCGCCCAACTTTTGTACCCGGACATTTTCTAG
- a CDS encoding BglG family transcription antiterminator: MADDETVKHLLDDDIYQLVNTALDTVEEHLNVGLKRDRELMMGLGLHLKPAINRHKYRMNVRNPLLEDTKRNYPLAFEAALFFAKGVEEQIGIRFQEDECGYFALHIGAAIERQKAEQDAKTCLIVCASGFGSSQLIYYRLKAYFGDQLRILETIDYYKLPKTNLDGVHFIVSTVPIEERLSVPVIHVNAILTDEDVAKVDRYASDEESILRFFKRDLLFLQRDLATREDVFKFFQETLQEKGLVGDSFLQALFDREEVAPTAYGNLVAVPHPITPQSDETFVAVCTLKKPIQWAEQSVQFVCLLSVKRDSQEDLQSLYELLVKVTNNPTTVQALIKCENYDEFVKIVLDERHA, translated from the coding sequence GTGGCCGACGATGAGACGGTGAAACATTTATTGGACGACGACATCTACCAGCTTGTCAATACGGCATTGGATACCGTTGAAGAGCACTTGAATGTGGGGCTAAAGAGAGACCGGGAACTCATGATGGGTCTAGGTCTTCACTTAAAGCCGGCCATCAATCGACACAAATATCGCATGAATGTGAGGAATCCACTTCTCGAAGACACCAAGCGAAATTACCCTTTGGCATTTGAAGCGGCCCTCTTTTTTGCCAAAGGCGTGGAGGAACAGATCGGAATTCGGTTTCAAGAGGATGAATGCGGATATTTTGCCCTCCACATTGGCGCAGCAATCGAGAGGCAAAAGGCAGAACAAGACGCGAAAACGTGTTTGATCGTATGTGCATCCGGATTCGGCAGTTCACAGTTGATTTACTATCGGCTGAAAGCCTACTTTGGCGACCAGTTACGCATTTTGGAAACGATCGACTACTATAAACTGCCGAAGACAAATCTGGATGGCGTCCATTTTATTGTCAGTACTGTTCCGATAGAGGAGCGACTGTCCGTTCCAGTCATTCACGTCAATGCCATTTTAACGGATGAGGATGTAGCGAAGGTCGACCGGTATGCCTCCGATGAGGAGTCTATCCTCCGTTTTTTCAAGAGGGATTTACTGTTCCTGCAGCGCGATTTGGCCACCCGCGAGGACGTTTTTAAGTTCTTCCAGGAAACCTTGCAGGAGAAAGGGTTGGTTGGCGATTCCTTTTTGCAGGCACTGTTTGACAGGGAAGAGGTTGCTCCCACTGCTTACGGAAATCTTGTAGCCGTCCCCCATCCCATCACCCCGCAATCGGATGAGACGTTTGTTGCGGTTTGCACACTGAAAAAGCCGATCCAGTGGGCGGAACAGTCCGTCCAGTTTGTCTGCTTGTTAAGTGTTAAAAGGGACAGTCAGGAAGATTTGCAATCACTTTACGAACTGCTGGTGAAAGTGACGAATAACCCGACAACGGTCCAAGCGTTAATCAAATGTGAAAACTACGACGAATTTGTAAAGATCGTGCTCGATGAGCGGCACGCGTAA
- the lhgO gene encoding L-2-hydroxyglutarate oxidase: MYDFTVIGGGIVGLATAYHLVHAYPQAAVLVLEKEQSLGLHQTGNNSGVIHSGIYYKPGSLKARFATEGNRRIVEFCQKYRIPYEQCGKVIVATAEAERPLLHTLYERGIANGLTLRKLTPNELQEREPHVHGLEAIFVPSTGIVDYVQVLNTLARVVEEKGGEIRVGTRVEGMEEEAEFIDIGTNAGTVQTRFAINCAGLFSDRVARMTGLSLGMKIVPFRGEYYELKPEKRHLVKHLVYPVPNPAFPFLGVHFTRMVDGSVHVGPNAVLSLKREGYRKGDVNLRDSWDVLTYPAFWKIAFRYMSVGLSEMVRSYSQRAFVRSIQRFIPEITADDLVPAPAGVRAQALTRDGRLVDDFIIVRSKRAVHVCNAPSPAATASLVIGEHIVSLMAESYTSHKKRVTKSV, translated from the coding sequence TTGTACGACTTTACGGTCATCGGCGGGGGGATTGTCGGTCTTGCGACAGCGTACCATTTAGTTCACGCGTACCCGCAAGCAGCCGTCCTCGTCTTGGAGAAAGAACAGTCCCTCGGTTTGCATCAGACGGGAAACAACAGCGGTGTCATCCACTCTGGCATATACTACAAACCGGGGAGTTTAAAAGCGCGGTTTGCAACGGAAGGCAACCGGAGGATAGTTGAGTTTTGCCAAAAATACCGCATCCCGTACGAACAGTGCGGCAAAGTGATTGTCGCGACGGCAGAAGCCGAACGCCCCCTTTTACACACTCTGTACGAGCGGGGAATCGCCAACGGACTGACGTTACGCAAACTGACCCCGAACGAATTGCAGGAGAGGGAACCGCATGTACACGGGCTGGAAGCGATATTCGTGCCGAGTACCGGCATCGTTGACTATGTGCAAGTGTTGAATACGTTAGCGCGCGTCGTGGAAGAAAAAGGCGGAGAGATTCGGGTGGGGACCCGAGTTGAAGGCATGGAAGAGGAGGCTGAGTTTATAGACATAGGGACGAATGCCGGAACAGTGCAGACGCGTTTTGCCATCAACTGTGCCGGCCTGTTCAGCGACCGTGTCGCCCGTATGACCGGCCTTTCCCTTGGAATGAAGATCGTTCCTTTCCGCGGCGAGTACTACGAGTTGAAGCCCGAGAAACGACATCTGGTGAAGCATTTGGTCTACCCCGTGCCGAATCCGGCGTTTCCGTTCCTTGGCGTTCACTTTACGCGAATGGTGGATGGCTCCGTCCACGTCGGTCCGAATGCGGTGCTCAGTTTGAAACGGGAGGGGTACCGCAAAGGGGACGTGAACCTGCGGGACAGTTGGGATGTGTTGACGTACCCCGCTTTTTGGAAAATTGCGTTTAGGTACATGTCAGTCGGCTTGAGCGAAATGGTGCGGTCTTATAGTCAACGAGCGTTTGTGCGGAGCATCCAACGGTTTATTCCGGAAATAACCGCCGACGATCTCGTCCCGGCACCGGCAGGAGTGCGGGCGCAGGCGTTGACCCGGGACGGACGGCTCGTCGATGACTTCATCATCGTGAGGTCTAAGAGGGCGGTACACGTGTGCAATGCGCCTTCTCCGGCGGCTACTGCTTCCCTCGTCATCGGCGAGCACATCGTCAGTCTCATGGCTGAGTCGTACACTTCCCATAAAAAACGTGTCACAAAATCTGTCTGA
- a CDS encoding selenium metabolism-associated LysR family transcriptional regulator, translated as MNEHQLKVFMTVAEKRSFSESAKTLHMAQPTVTSQVKSLENELDTQLFHRTTKRVELTEAGRILYRYGKEIVNSFDAAKKEIESLQHTVSGKLEIAASLTIGEYVLPKMLGKIKQKYPHIQLSMHIMNTEHIVEKIRARVLDIGLVEGVVDDPALELQPFQEDELVLIASPVFDHPALCRQTRTAHPNILLEAPLILREKGSGTRQVLEQRLQSQGVIPSELTVFLELGSTEAVKGAVVENLGVSVLSAAAIEKELQLNILRAYSLSGLSLNRHFYTVTLKGHVLPRPVDVFIHEIMP; from the coding sequence ATGAACGAACACCAGCTTAAAGTTTTTATGACCGTCGCTGAAAAGAGAAGTTTTTCCGAATCGGCCAAAACGCTGCACATGGCGCAACCGACGGTCACCTCGCAGGTTAAGTCACTGGAAAACGAGTTAGACACCCAACTGTTCCACCGCACGACAAAACGCGTCGAATTGACAGAAGCGGGACGGATCTTGTACCGCTACGGCAAAGAGATCGTGAACTCTTTCGATGCGGCAAAGAAAGAAATTGAATCTTTACAACATACGGTCAGCGGCAAACTGGAAATCGCCGCTAGCCTGACGATCGGCGAATACGTGTTGCCAAAAATGTTGGGGAAAATCAAACAGAAGTATCCGCACATCCAGTTATCGATGCATATCATGAACACGGAGCACATTGTGGAAAAGATACGTGCCCGCGTGTTGGACATCGGCCTCGTGGAAGGGGTTGTGGACGACCCTGCCCTGGAACTGCAACCGTTCCAGGAAGACGAACTCGTCTTGATCGCCTCCCCCGTATTCGACCACCCCGCCCTCTGCCGACAAACGAGAACAGCCCACCCCAACATTCTGCTGGAAGCTCCCCTCATTTTAAGGGAAAAAGGCTCGGGCACCCGCCAGGTGTTGGAACAGCGCCTGCAGTCGCAAGGCGTCATTCCGTCGGAGTTGACGGTTTTTCTCGAACTGGGAAGCACTGAAGCAGTCAAAGGGGCTGTAGTAGAAAACTTGGGCGTATCCGTTCTTTCGGCGGCCGCTATTGAAAAAGAGTTACAACTCAACATTTTGCGAGCTTACTCTTTAAGTGGTCTCAGCCTGAATCGACACTTTTACACGGTCACATTGAAGGGACATGTCCTCCCTCGGCCAGTTGACGTGTTCATCCACGAGATCATGCCTTGA